The Helianthus annuus cultivar XRQ/B chromosome 11, HanXRQr2.0-SUNRISE, whole genome shotgun sequence region acaaggttttcaaggccgagtactccccgagtagtcgctacaaggtaggctgccgaggcgactttcttcgactccgcctaattactcggagtctGTCAAACATGGTCAACCTTGGCTagaattggatctagtaggtcaactcgggtctagtttgacttaaataataataaaacataatttctatgcctatcatattaaggaatgaatatcattttcacatatttttttataaatattagtaaatttatgttatttgacatatatttaatctccaaaaagtaatttctttataatttaacatgtccgagtactccccgagtactctccgcctagaccaagtactctcaactccccggtcgaccgactagggagcgcctagcgacttttgcaaccatgcttAGAACTTCCATCACGATCGGGCCAAGACCTTGAGGTAGGGAGCTTTTTGGCTCGGTCGGCCGACTCTTTCGCCTTTGATCTCTTGCTCATTCTTTCTAGGAACTCCCAATCGTCATCCTCGTGATTGCTTAATAGAGTTCCATTGCTGGTCGATTCAAGGTGGTTCCATGTCTCATCATCCAAACCCCTTACGAAGCATTTGACCAACTCCCATTTTTCAATTTGATGATGTGGGCACTTCCGGATCAATTCCTTGAACCGAGTGAATGCTTCATGTAACGGTTCAATCGAAAGTTGGCGAAAagaccgaatttcatctctagcatcgtcAGTCTTCGCCATTGAGTAGTATTCGTCAAGAAAAACTTGTTGCATTTCAGCCCATGTGCGAATACTACCCGCCGGAAGTGTGAGGAACCACTGCTTCGCCTTATcctttaaagaaaattgaaacaatCGAAGCTTGACCTCTTCCAAGGCGAAATCATGCCCTCCAATAATACTACATATGGCCGAAAACTCCGCCAAATGAGTATACGGTTCATCATTGGACCTCCCGTTGAAGTGGGGAAGGATTTTGATGTAATGGGGCTTGCAAACAAACATTCTTCTTTCGCACACAATCAGTTAGTCATTATCGGTGACCACCGGCCTAAAACGGTCATTGACTCCCCTTGGAGGTTGTTGATTACGACGTGGACCATCAACTTCTTGCTCTCTTGGTCGTCGATTATCCCTTCTATCACCTCCCCTATCACCTCTTCGGTTTCCACCTTGATTACCTCTTTGATTACctcctcccacgaaacgaggaatccggttaggatTAACATTGTTGTTGTAGaacccatcattccggttcctTTGATTGTTGTTTCGTGGTTGGCGGTTGTTCCCGTAGCCATCATTTCTCACATTCCCATACCCATAATCGTCGTTCCCCACAAAATTGGCATTTTGGTAGCCAAATTCTTCATCTTCAAACCCTCTAGCATTGTCGACATTGCCGCGACTCACATacccccaatcttcatcatcgacCCGATCATCATAGTTTCCCACATCATCCGAATATTCCGTGTGAACATTCACATGTTCCGGCAATTGGTAACCGGGAACACTAAACGGCTCATCATCGGGGATAGCGTTTCTCAAATCATCTATATTAAAGAACGGGACTTCGTTCGCGGGATTGCCACGATCTCGATTGCCTCTACGGCCGGAATTGACATTCCGGTCATCAAGGTGAATGGGTAAGGAATTTTGTCGGTGAAGGctttgttgttggggtgttctttgggtgttgttgggattttggtttcggaaaggtggtgtgggtggtctaGAGTTGTTATTACCACCCGGTTggtcttgaggtataggttggacGTTTTGGGCGGGGTTGAAGTTTCCTCGATATTGGAATTGGTTCGGATTTTGATTTTGGTTGAGGTTTTGGTTTGAAttttggtttgccattgaatcggtttcaatggatGGTGTGAATTGTGGTGTTTGGGTGGCTTGGTTAGAAACAAgggttgcttctaaccggcttgctaggttccttcttgcaactctttcaatttccggttcgtagactaacggtgaagtcctcccggagttccgcgtatgcatgcactacctgtaacctgaaCAAGTAACACaacccgcgtaacaaggaaaaagacaaagtacaagaaaaGAAACTATGCaatttaaacagttaatcacgaaATTCAAGCAataatccaaacacaaagcgcacgcactccccggcaacggcgtcaaaatttgatcggagtgtcgcgctccggtcaaagataatattttgttacccaaattacccttaacaaatagctagtggtagtaaggggtcgaaccacgaagagtatgtggtttgcgaatagACTTGATTGAAT contains the following coding sequences:
- the LOC110888624 gene encoding probable cyclin-dependent serine/threonine-protein kinase DDB_G0292550; translated protein: MKIGCVVGDVNGLKMKILEDDDLRNAIPDDEPFSVPGYQLPEHVNVHTEYSDDVGNYDDRVDDEDWGYVSRGNVDNARGFEDEEFGYQNANFVGNDDYGYGNVRNDGYGNNRQPRNNNQRNRNDGFYNNNVNPNRIPRFVGGGNQRGNQGGNRRGDRGGDRRDNRRPREQEVDGPRRNQQPPRGVNDRFRPVVTDND